A region of the Triplophysa rosa linkage group LG5, Trosa_1v2, whole genome shotgun sequence genome:
GTATTCCTAAAACTGCTTTGTAGGTTTGGCCACAAATCTCTTTCAAAGGCCTTAAGAGCTGTTTTCTTCCAATCAGATGCATGGTTTGAGTTGTCTTTGTATCTGTTGTACTGTGTTTGGCTAATGCACTATTACATCAATGGTACACTGTGCTATGCTGCAGCGGGTTTTGTATGTGATACTGGACCATTGTGATGTGTCTTTTGATTTTCACTTACAATGCCCTCTTTTAGCAGTCTGGAGTCAACTTTGCATTTGAGATACCTCCCATTATGCTCCACACATTTGTAGCTAGAACTCTGGACAGTCTGTGCTATCACAAACCACTGGATCAAgtcttgatttgtttttaattgtgtgtTTTGAGGTCTTTCATTTCAGTGATTATTATCTTTTGTATTGTTTGGTTTGTTGTATTGAAAGGTCTTGTTTCTTATGCTTTGTATTAGATTGTGTACTATAGGTGTCTCTAAAGTATAGCTTAGCAATCATATAGCAAAGAGAGGTCTTGCTCTATAGTTCCTTCAGGAAAATGCTGCATCATTTGCTTTTTTTTAGCATCTATTTCTCTGTATATCAAAAGCAGGTTAGCTGAgatatgtgtgtgagtgtggttGCTTTAAATCTAATTGCTAGATTGAGAATTTGTAGAGGGATGACTTTATTTCGAGAACTGCTTTGTTGCTTGGCGTACAATCTATACATTGTTCATCCTGAAGTTTTTTACACACTAAACTGACTGGCAGACAGTCTACAGTAAATCACACTAGAGTTATGTCTAAAGAGATCTTTTCATGGTCTCAATCTACAGCCATGTCCCATATCAGTGGACAAGCGGGTTTAGTCTGTACAAATGCTTCCATGTATCTCCTCAGGTGATGAAACTAAATGTTGAAATCTCTGTTCTTCTGGAGCAGGACCTAATGTTAAGCATTCTTTTCATTTGCTTTGTTTTGCGGTATTCtgctttaattatttattacttgCTATTGTTTTGATgtgctttaaaatatcttttttcagTACTTATTTGTGGTATGAGACTTGACTAATAATTTGATTTGAGAAATTGATTCATTGTTTGCCTCCAAAAAACCCTCCAgtgctttttaaataataaactgaTAAAGAGTTAActggtgtttttgtgtttattacttttaatgACTTGGATATTATAAAAGGTTTTTCCTTCTAATTATTGTATAATTATAATACATGCAGATTTTATGGACTCATTAACCCTTTTATGCATAGACAGTGGACAGCTAACAAAAATCCATTTCTTGCGTTTGCATGGGGTTTGATGGCATAGCATCAGCCACTATATCATATAAAATGCCCATTCTAGTTGAAATGAAGAGTGGAAAGTGAAAAAATGTGTACAGTCCAAAATCTTGTTTCATGCCCCAAGAGCAatacaaacacatgaaaaactTCATGACTGAGGATACCATAATTCATGCATAAAATGGTTTAATTGAGAATTTATGAATAGCTGAGTTTCATAGCATGATGacagtcttttttattttacatcaagGTTTAATTTTACACTGAAAAAATTGCAATAAGTCCTCCAACTCATACGACCACATTGGTCGTTTACAACGTTCCCCAAATACGACCCATGGAGCGTTTCCTAAAATAGCGCTTCTACCGGCAGCAGGAGGAGTTGTCTACCGTaattatacaattatatattgcgctattattttgcaataatgacACGTATTGGAGTGTGATTCTCACTTTAAACTGTCAGGATGaactttatttacattacaaatgaCACCATTCACGCATTTTGAGCAAGCAACGTAACCcctttatttattgtataacataaaacacagcatataaaacactcacaattgtttttcaaaacggacaaatattccaagtgtaccGATGTCAAACGATCGATTTTTATGAGGAAAAGACGCTGAAATGAGCACAATCTGCAGTTAATCTTCACGTCCTGTGAACTTCCGGGTTTAACACTCATTTAAAATTACCGCCAGACGAAGTGATAGgttatggaagcatattggtagcaattatcaaattgaaatgcaattttcaaaatggcaatgcatttatgtctttaaatatacatttaaaacaacatatgtgcaacattaggtgcaaaatgtaaatgaaaattcaataatacaattgacatttgtccgttcctacactacttttaatatgtattttaaacatattttaactctctttaagttgcaaaattcaaatgaaaatgcattccccggattgagtatatgtgtttaagatagcccagcaaaactgtagcaaaatgataATTCAAATGTTACTTTctctaaatgcattaacattaacaggttgaacatttgggattgcattttcattacacacagctaccgagtgttgcaaaattcaatgtggacttgaaaatgcatttcgagctggccacgccccctccctgATACAGCATCATTGcgtgtcattttacatactgcattgccattttgcaaattgcatttcaatttgataattgctaccaatatgcttccataattATATAACTGTAGCATTTATCAAATTGTTAATTTAATCAGTTTGTCTGCCTCCTAACATGAGCCATTAAAATTTGATTATAATAATAAGAAAGAGACCATGTGGCCGGAATGTTAAAAGCCACcaggttgtttttttatttcattgctcTGTAAACAACATATTGTCATTCTACATGCTCTTAACTTATGACTGGACAATTTTACTGACAGTTCAATCACGGTTCAAAATTTTCTGTCAGTCATCCTTTTCATAAATCCCCTGTCATTTTTGTTGTACATCAGTGCTTAATCCAGGAATTTGGACAAATTCGTATCTTGGCTTTGCTCTCACGGGTCATAAGGCATGTAACCTGATCTAAGGTCAGTCCAGCAATAATTTTCCCATTCACTTCTAGAATCTCATCTCCAACACCCAGTAGTCCAGTGTAGATGTTCTCGGTGGGACTGTCTCCAACCCGTTCCACATATATACCTGTAAAACCAAAGCATACTGTAATACATCCTTGAACTTTATAGAAAATATGCTTTGAATCCTCTCAAATATAGTCTACCTGAGTCAGGTCTTCCTTTACCCCTGGAAATGACAAAGCCAAAGGGTGCGTTGGCAGGTCTGATGAGCTCAATGAGCAAAGTTCCATCAGGAAAAGCTTGGACAAGGCGTCCTAGAGGACCGGTTTCGCGAGAATCCTCTAGTGCCTCATCTTTCTCAAGCTCCCTGCAACATATTATGACATTAACAGAGTGTGGCACATCTGCCTTTCTGTCTGAATGGGTCACAATTATTTTAAGACATTAAAAGAACTCTTCACACCTGGATGCCAAACTCAGTGGTAGTGGTAACTCTCCTAGTATAGTAGAACTTTCAAACTTTCTCTTTGGGGACTGGAGACTTTGGACAGAAGAGACTTTGCGCAATTGAGTCAGAGGAGACTGCTGTGGGTAGACAGCAACAACACAATAGTGAAACACAGGTCTCTTTTTATAAACAGTAATTATTgacatttaatgcatttgtaTTTAACTGGCATGTTCAAATTCTGAATTTTTCCCTTTACAGTAATCAGGATTACATCTGGCGAAAGGCAGTGTTAAGTGTTAtattatttatgaaaaatttaagttttttgattcatatttaatttatttgcttTAGAATAGACTTTCTTTTTACCTAGACATGTTCTTGATGGGTTTTAgaaaattacacacacacacacacacacacacacacacatatatatgggtagttgacagataCACTGTagatttgtcctatggtgtgacaacaaaaatttagaaaacaaactgttaaagggatagttcacctaaattctgtcattatttacacgccctctcgtcaatttaaacctgtatgacttgctttcttctgcagaacacaaaggaagatattttgaaaaatgttggtaacagaaaactgttggtccctattgacttgcattggttttgcgtcTATACAattcaatggggaccaacggtttttggattgcagaagaaagaaaatcacacaggttaaaaatgacaaccgggtgagtaaatgatgacagaattatcattttgaaggtgaCCTGTATGGAAAGCAGtagttatttttttctgttcatttttcCAGGTTGATTAAAGTATCTcataacatacagtaaatgtattatGATCAGCAGACTAACCACTTGATGGGTTTTTCAATTTCATTTAACAAAGCCAGAGATCATTAAACTATCTCCCAGGATATTGTGGCGTGTCTGGTGGATTAAATCTTTAATGAACAATTCTGAATGCTGACAACATACTTACTACATGCAGAGACTGGAGAGATGGAGTTCTCTGCAGAGGGATCAGGCCTCTGTGTGTTGGACTGGGGGAGGCAGAAGAACTGTAGCGGCCAGTGGGAAAACACAGATGCTCCATGCTGTTGTAGCGCCTGCCATTCACCAGTTTACCTACACTGTTTAGTCCCATAGCTGAGAAAAAGCGACGAAGGGATAATTTAGGCCTTGTTTCCCGCACCCCTGCTCTCCTGCAGTACATATAGACGTGAGTGAAGTCCATAGTGAGATCAATAAACGattacatgtaaatgtatacaaaaaAGTCATTGTACCAAAAACTTGTAATGATGTATCTTACCTACACCCAGTCAAACTATCATCACACAGCATTTCAAATTTTCGGTGCTCTGATCTCAGAAGTTCTGCCCTCAGATCTGACTTGGACGTAGCTCTTAGGGTTGGTCGGCATTCTGAGGGAACAGGGGTTGTGGAAACGCTTCTGGGATCCCTGTAGACACCATCACTTGCTAAATGACCTGATGCACAATAAACGCAAAAGGTTATATTGCCACATTGAACTGTTTTAATCATTAGttcatattcttttttttcttttttttgtaccTGTCTCAACATTaccacacagtaaaatcgccagtgttaaaaatgtcaaattaactctcacagtgtttatataatccacactttgagagtgtggattatatatacactgtgagtgttaatttgacccttttgaacactggcgattttgatGTGCAGTCAAATCGTATTGTTTACTGTCATGGTGATGCATTAAACATGATGGGTAATGGTCTGTTTTtgttaaacaaagaaaaatatcctTTGTTCTACGTAAATTACCTTACCAGTGACTGTGTCTCCAGCAGTGTCCCATATTGTTAAAGCCTGAAGGTCCGTGGTCAGCATAGCTGAAGTATACCTGAGAGAGGATGGTCTGATACAAGAAGTCAGTCCTGAGGTGACTGGAAGCACCTGTGGTGAGGCATTGAGAGTGACACTAAGGTGCTCATCGGCTTGAACGTTTTCTTGGTGAGAGCCTCCATCCAGTTTGTGGTCAAGGTGAATTAGGTGGTAGTGAACCGAGGGCATTAGCTTAACCACCCGTGGCCCAGTCTGCTTGCTCTTGGAACCTGATTTCAGAGCCGATTTGATAGGAAGCTGAGGTGAATCAGTTGAGGTTTCACTCTGTGTAGGCGTCTTCAAAACTTTAGAACGAGTAGTTTGATCCTCCAGACTTGATCTGGTTTTGGAGTTCCTTCTCCAGCCCATAGATCCTGACTCCGAGCGTATGGACCGAGACCTGTTTCAACTCTGCTTTCCCCTTTCCTGCTCCTCCTCCTGAGTTTTCCAAACCCTGACACGCTCTCACCTGCATTACCCACACCTTGttttcccacactttcatcCAAACTCTGACCTCTAGTCAAAGAAATGCCTTCCATAAAAGTAGGAGAGATGGTTTCATGACTTGTTTGGTCAGGGGTGGCCCATCGAGGACTTGTCTTACCCTGAGAATCTGTGCCACCGTGAGTCGGCTTAGAAGAAAAGTCATTGGTCTGCGCAGGTCTCAAGATGCTTCCACAGACTTCACACGTCCTGAGAATTTCTTCTTTTGGAACCATGGCAGCCAAACACTCTCCCTCATTGGTCAATATAGCCACAGGGATACCAACGTTAACCCAATTTATTGCACTCCCTCTGCTTTCCTCAGGTTCTGGTTTGTGCTGATGGGTAGACTGGGATTTCTCCACCA
Encoded here:
- the si:ch211-13f8.1 gene encoding uncharacterized protein si:ch211-13f8.1, yielding MGWRRNSKTRSSLEDQTTRSKVLKTPTQSETSTDSPQLPIKSALKSGSKSKQTGPRVVKLMPSVHYHLIHLDHKLDGGSHQENVQADEHLSVTLNASPQVLPVTSGLTSCIRPSSLRYTSAMLTTDLQALTIWDTAGDTVTGHLASDGVYRDPRSVSTTPVPSECRPTLRATSKSDLRAELLRSEHRKFEMLCDDSLTGCRRAGVRETRPKLSLRRFFSAMGLNSVGKLVNGRRYNSMEHLCFPTGRYSSSASPSPTHRGLIPLQRTPSLQSLHVQSPLTQLRKVSSVQSLQSPKRKFESSTILGELPLPLSLASRELEKDEALEDSRETGPLGRLVQAFPDGTLLIELIRPANAPFGFVISRGKGRPDSGIYVERVGDSPTENIYTGLLGVGDEILEVNGKIIAGLTLDQVTCLMTRESKAKIRICPNSWIKH